A part of Denitratisoma oestradiolicum genomic DNA contains:
- a CDS encoding 4Fe-4S dicluster domain-containing protein, with protein MAKWGMVFDLRRCIGCNACTVACKQENSLPNGVFFTKTLSEEIGEFPKASRMYIPTICNHCEDAPCERVCPTGATYTRADGIVLVDKEKCIGCGSCIVACPYDQRTRLEPEMLERGLFGNGQLTPFEQQGYERWTAGTAVKCTFCHERVDAGLEPACVVTCPTEARIFGDLDDPESKVRRLIHERHGRQPMPEKNTDPKVFYID; from the coding sequence ATGGCTAAGTGGGGTATGGTTTTCGACTTGCGCCGCTGCATCGGCTGCAATGCCTGCACGGTGGCCTGCAAGCAGGAGAACAGCCTGCCGAACGGGGTGTTCTTCACCAAGACGCTGTCCGAGGAGATCGGCGAGTTTCCCAAGGCCAGCCGGATGTACATCCCGACGATCTGCAACCATTGCGAGGACGCACCTTGCGAACGGGTCTGCCCCACCGGCGCCACCTACACCCGGGCCGACGGCATCGTCCTGGTGGACAAGGAAAAGTGCATCGGCTGCGGTTCCTGCATCGTGGCCTGTCCCTACGACCAGCGCACTCGCCTGGAACCGGAGATGCTGGAGCGGGGCCTGTTCGGCAATGGCCAACTGACGCCTTTCGAGCAGCAGGGCTACGAGCGCTGGACGGCGGGCACGGCGGTCAAATGCACCTTCTGCCATGAGCGGGTGGATGCCGGCCTGGAGCCGGCCTGCGTGGTCACCTGTCCAACGGAGGCACGAATTTTCGGGGACCTGGACGATCCGGAGAGCAAGGTGCGGCGCCTGATCCACGAGCGACACGGCCGCCAGCCCATGCCGGAGAAGAACACCGATCCCAAGGTGTTCTATATCGACTGA
- a CDS encoding DmsC/YnfH family molybdoenzyme membrane anchor subunit, which yields MLAKNLDVVGSEFRVGYRMQKSWGMSMATAFFFGEAGAGLYFVSQFYNLVPGMVLGLLMVIFGKGGGHLLHLGKPSRGWRAFTRPNSSWISRGLWAITLFASFGTLHLIDLNAGLLPRPLSLLVAGVAIAGCLVIMVYQGFAMSHSSSITLWSSGLMPLASLTYALLNGVMLTLVIGYNTLAATRPEALPMLQMAAFGLVLYGFVMILSLLHSAKYGSGGGRKSVELLVQGAFSGYFVPVVLVLGFVVSGVMLTLADKDLITMILVAGCELTGYYAFRVLMFKAGTYDPVLSFAPKFKN from the coding sequence ATGTTGGCGAAAAACCTAGATGTGGTGGGCAGCGAATTCCGCGTCGGCTACCGCATGCAGAAGTCGTGGGGCATGTCCATGGCGACGGCCTTCTTCTTCGGCGAGGCCGGGGCCGGGCTGTATTTTGTGTCCCAGTTCTACAACCTGGTGCCCGGCATGGTGCTGGGTCTGTTGATGGTGATCTTCGGCAAGGGGGGCGGCCATCTGCTGCACCTGGGCAAGCCCTCCCGGGGCTGGCGCGCCTTCACCCGTCCCAACAGTTCCTGGATCAGCCGGGGCCTGTGGGCCATCACCCTGTTTGCCAGCTTCGGCACCCTGCATTTGATCGACCTGAACGCGGGCCTGCTGCCCCGGCCCCTGTCGCTGCTGGTGGCGGGCGTGGCGATCGCCGGTTGCCTGGTGATCATGGTGTATCAGGGCTTTGCCATGTCCCACTCATCCTCCATCACCCTCTGGAGTTCCGGCCTGATGCCCCTGGCCAGCCTGACCTACGCCCTGCTCAACGGCGTGATGCTGACCCTGGTGATCGGCTACAACACGCTGGCCGCCACCCGGCCCGAGGCCCTGCCGATGTTGCAGATGGCGGCCTTCGGCCTGGTGCTCTATGGCTTCGTGATGATCCTGAGCCTGCTGCACAGCGCCAAATACGGTTCCGGCGGCGGCCGCAAGTCGGTGGAACTGCTGGTGCAGGGTGCCTTCTCCGGCTACTTCGTACCCGTCGTGCTGGTGCTCGGCTTCGTCGTCTCCGGCGTGATGCTGACCCTGGCGGACAAGGACCTGATCACCATGATCCTGGTGGCGGGCTGTGAGCTGACCGGCTATTACGCCTTCCGGGTGCTGATGTTCAAGGCCGGCACCTACGATCCTGTGTTGAGTTTTGCCCCCAAGTTCAAGAACTGA
- a CDS encoding molybdopterin-dependent oxidoreductase, with product MNSRDINQNSLKPGKWFNSTCKMCLHSCSTRVHVTADGVINKIEGNPTNPSNAGKLCPKGNAGIMRHYDPQRFQQPLRRTNPEKGPGVDPKWEPISWEEALDITAREIKKSLDEDPRKIMPSLEDFQKMHIWFWPLAIGNHNFYQSGGTMCGGAYHPLNGYIHSAFGAVNDAKYCNFWISNGAGDGFSSHLHAAAASHWVAKARIERGMKVVAVEPRMSIAGAKAEEWVPIRPATDRHFAMSMSHVLVYEGLCDYVFLRKDTNAPYLVGPDQFFVRNADRQIYVWDTADNCAKLWNDPSLKNENLALEGEYVVNGVKCRPAFQVYKDTLKDASPEAMEKITTVPPDTVRRIAREFAKEARIGETMTLEDGRTVPFRPAAYNYYRGAQGHKTGMMTNHAFQLTNMLIGNIDHPGGRCGVTITDGCVDNNHCQPGESGQMLGTPHQLGHMPPFSWPPNEYHLAGFFPVGVNGPHLNMLSYLEPEKYGSTFKPDVLVNCHSNPVWAIQGPRDKWLQFLKDMRFIVCVDVIPTEMTDFADIILPSSDYLETWNGVMIEPPYTEGICFRQPITPPIYDTKSEEEIFFELSERLGVLDQYNEVINMILGFNQKPHLKLEPGKKYTDRDIAERVGLLWNDKPIEWYMEHGHSSTERRLDKWYRPWDGMRLLFYIEDLPVQREILRQQFEEAQVPFRNEWPFEDYQPLPTTVLDPIHLEPAEYNLYAITFKDIQLNFGESLSNPWIKDITYRDPVHTGLLLNRATAEKLGFADGDIVLVESPYGRLYGRLATTESIHHETLGVSNALSRTKSENRSVLMSGGHYNDMLPYDMRNTDGATGQPETSCRVKITKLDDWPDFLKHGSTVYDFVDSIQNAKGKGGQH from the coding sequence GTGAATAGCAGAGACATCAATCAGAATTCCCTGAAGCCAGGGAAGTGGTTCAACTCGACGTGCAAGATGTGCCTGCACTCCTGTTCCACCCGGGTCCATGTCACAGCGGATGGAGTGATCAACAAGATCGAGGGCAACCCCACCAATCCGTCCAATGCCGGCAAGCTCTGTCCCAAGGGCAACGCGGGCATCATGCGCCATTACGATCCCCAGCGCTTTCAGCAGCCACTGCGTCGCACCAACCCGGAGAAGGGCCCCGGTGTCGATCCCAAGTGGGAACCCATCAGCTGGGAGGAGGCCCTGGACATCACCGCCCGGGAGATCAAGAAGTCCCTGGATGAGGACCCCCGCAAGATCATGCCCTCCCTGGAAGACTTCCAGAAGATGCATATCTGGTTCTGGCCCCTGGCCATCGGCAACCACAACTTCTATCAGTCCGGCGGCACCATGTGCGGCGGGGCCTACCATCCGCTGAATGGCTACATTCATTCCGCCTTCGGTGCGGTGAACGACGCCAAGTACTGCAACTTCTGGATCAGCAACGGTGCCGGTGATGGTTTCTCCTCCCACCTCCACGCCGCGGCGGCTTCCCACTGGGTGGCCAAGGCCCGCATCGAACGGGGCATGAAGGTGGTGGCGGTGGAGCCGCGCATGTCCATCGCCGGGGCCAAGGCCGAGGAGTGGGTGCCCATCCGTCCGGCCACGGACCGCCATTTCGCCATGAGCATGAGCCACGTGCTGGTCTATGAGGGCCTGTGCGATTACGTGTTCCTGCGCAAGGACACCAATGCTCCCTACCTGGTGGGACCGGACCAGTTCTTCGTGCGGAATGCCGACCGCCAGATCTATGTCTGGGATACGGCCGACAACTGCGCCAAGCTCTGGAACGATCCCAGCCTGAAGAACGAGAACCTGGCCCTGGAAGGCGAGTATGTGGTGAACGGCGTGAAGTGCCGCCCCGCCTTTCAGGTCTACAAGGACACTCTCAAGGATGCCTCCCCCGAGGCCATGGAAAAGATCACCACGGTGCCGCCCGACACGGTACGGCGCATCGCCCGGGAGTTCGCCAAGGAGGCCCGCATCGGCGAGACCATGACCCTGGAGGATGGGCGCACGGTGCCCTTCCGCCCCGCCGCCTACAATTACTACCGGGGCGCCCAGGGCCACAAGACCGGGATGATGACCAATCATGCCTTCCAGCTCACCAACATGCTGATCGGCAATATCGACCATCCCGGCGGCCGTTGCGGCGTCACCATCACCGACGGCTGCGTGGACAACAACCACTGCCAGCCCGGCGAAAGTGGCCAGATGCTGGGTACGCCCCACCAGCTGGGGCACATGCCGCCTTTCTCCTGGCCGCCCAATGAATACCATCTGGCCGGCTTCTTCCCGGTGGGGGTGAATGGTCCCCACCTCAACATGCTGTCCTATCTGGAGCCGGAGAAGTACGGTTCCACCTTCAAGCCCGACGTCCTGGTGAACTGCCACTCCAATCCGGTCTGGGCCATCCAGGGCCCCCGGGACAAGTGGCTCCAGTTCCTGAAGGACATGCGCTTCATCGTCTGCGTGGATGTGATCCCCACGGAGATGACCGACTTCGCCGACATCATCCTGCCCTCCAGCGACTATCTGGAAACCTGGAACGGAGTGATGATCGAGCCGCCGTACACCGAGGGCATCTGCTTCCGTCAGCCCATCACGCCGCCCATCTACGACACCAAGAGCGAGGAGGAAATCTTCTTCGAACTCTCCGAGCGGCTCGGGGTGCTGGACCAGTACAACGAGGTGATCAACATGATCCTGGGCTTCAACCAGAAGCCCCACCTGAAGCTGGAACCGGGCAAGAAGTACACCGACCGGGACATCGCCGAGCGCGTCGGCCTGCTCTGGAACGACAAGCCCATCGAGTGGTACATGGAGCACGGTCATTCCTCCACCGAGCGGCGCCTGGACAAGTGGTACCGGCCCTGGGATGGCATGCGCCTGCTGTTCTACATCGAGGACCTGCCGGTGCAGCGGGAAATCCTGCGCCAGCAGTTCGAGGAGGCCCAGGTGCCGTTCCGCAATGAATGGCCCTTCGAGGACTACCAACCCCTGCCCACCACGGTGCTGGACCCGATCCACCTGGAGCCGGCGGAGTACAACCTCTACGCCATCACCTTCAAGGACATCCAGCTCAATTTCGGCGAGAGCCTGTCCAATCCCTGGATCAAGGACATCACCTACCGGGACCCGGTTCATACCGGCCTGCTGCTCAATCGGGCCACGGCCGAGAAGCTGGGCTTCGCCGATGGCGACATCGTGCTGGTGGAGTCGCCCTATGGCCGGCTCTATGGGCGCCTGGCCACCACCGAGTCGATCCATCACGAAACCCTGGGCGTCTCCAACGCCCTGTCCCGCACCAAGAGCGAGAACCGCTCGGTGCTGATGTCCGGGGGCCACTACAACGACATGCTGCCCTACGACATGCGCAACACCGATGGCGCCACCGGCCAGCCCGAAACCAGCTGCCGCGTGAAGATCACCAAGCTCGATGACTGGCCCGACTTCCTCAAGCACGGATCGACCGTCTATGACTTCGTGGACTCGATCCAGAACGCCAAGGGCAAGGGAGGGCAACACTGA
- a CDS encoding 4Fe-4S dicluster domain-containing protein has protein sequence MAKMGMVFDLKACIGCNACVVACKQENSLPDGVFFTRTLSYEHGEYPNAKRVYIPTICNQCEDAPCEKVCPSGATFTREDGIVMVDRDKCIGCSSCAVACPYDMRTMLDKAMFENGLFGTGELTPFEKQGYERFTPGTSVKCDFCSQRVDAGLNPACVATCPTNARIFGDLDDPNSAPSKLIKERNGRQPLPEKGTKPKVYYVD, from the coding sequence ATGGCCAAGATGGGAATGGTCTTCGACCTCAAGGCCTGCATCGGCTGCAACGCCTGCGTGGTGGCCTGCAAGCAGGAAAATTCACTGCCCGACGGTGTCTTCTTCACCCGGACCCTGAGCTACGAGCATGGCGAGTACCCCAACGCCAAGCGGGTGTACATCCCCACCATCTGCAACCAGTGCGAGGACGCCCCCTGTGAGAAGGTCTGCCCCAGCGGCGCCACCTTCACCCGGGAAGACGGCATCGTCATGGTGGATCGGGACAAGTGCATCGGCTGCAGCAGTTGTGCGGTGGCCTGCCCCTACGACATGCGCACCATGCTGGACAAGGCCATGTTCGAGAACGGCCTGTTCGGCACCGGCGAGCTGACGCCTTTCGAGAAGCAGGGCTACGAGCGCTTCACGCCGGGCACTTCGGTCAAGTGCGATTTCTGCAGCCAGCGGGTGGATGCCGGACTGAACCCCGCCTGTGTCGCCACCTGCCCGACCAATGCCCGCATCTTCGGCGACCTGGATGACCCCAACAGTGCTCCCAGCAAGCTGATCAAGGAGCGCAACGGTCGCCAGCCCCTGCCGGAAAAAGGCACCAAGCCCAAGGTCTATTACGTAGACTGA
- a CDS encoding dimethyl sulfoxide reductase anchor subunit: MTSTDNRMVGNSFKLGYRFQRYWDTSMAIAFFSAEVGTGLFLVSFYCNYVPGMILGLLITGTLKPYFHLAHMGVPGKSWRAILRPDRSWVSRGALAVVALIGFGGLHVIDALVGLGALLGLPSGLSTLVGYLAVAGALVVMCYQGLAMSHSEALTLWASPLLPVSSFCYALTAGVLLELAVGWGSLDVLLLQGLIKAAVLLLMIDTLVVFGILMLARRKSQGGAFSAELLLQGEYASPFRNLVLLLGLGVPVALMALGGGSHLVVILASLAMLGGFFTFRILMFRAAVFEPITHDLAGSIGLPTAR; this comes from the coding sequence ATGACAAGCACAGATAACCGCATGGTCGGCAACTCCTTCAAACTGGGTTACCGCTTCCAGCGCTACTGGGACACCTCCATGGCCATTGCCTTCTTCTCCGCGGAAGTCGGCACCGGCCTGTTCCTGGTGTCTTTCTATTGCAACTACGTGCCCGGCATGATCCTCGGTCTGTTGATCACCGGAACCCTCAAGCCGTATTTCCATCTCGCCCACATGGGCGTGCCGGGCAAATCCTGGCGGGCCATCCTGCGTCCTGATCGTTCCTGGGTCAGTCGCGGTGCCCTCGCCGTGGTGGCCCTGATCGGCTTTGGGGGCCTCCATGTGATTGATGCCCTGGTGGGCCTGGGTGCCCTGCTGGGGCTGCCTTCCGGGCTGTCCACCCTGGTGGGCTATCTGGCGGTGGCAGGCGCCCTGGTGGTGATGTGCTATCAGGGCCTGGCCATGTCCCATTCCGAGGCCCTCACCCTGTGGGCCAGCCCCCTGCTGCCAGTGTCGAGCTTCTGCTATGCCCTGACGGCAGGAGTGCTGCTGGAACTGGCCGTGGGCTGGGGCAGCCTCGACGTCCTGCTGCTGCAAGGCCTGATCAAGGCGGCCGTCCTGCTGCTCATGATCGATACCCTGGTGGTTTTCGGCATCCTGATGCTGGCCCGGCGCAAGTCCCAGGGCGGGGCCTTCTCCGCGGAGTTGCTGCTGCAGGGGGAATACGCCTCGCCCTTCCGCAACCTGGTGCTGCTGTTGGGCCTGGGCGTGCCTGTGGCCCTGATGGCCCTGGGGGGAGGTTCCCATCTGGTGGTGATCCTGGCCAGCCTGGCGATGCTGGGCGGATTCTTCACCTTCCGCATCCTGATGTTCAGGGCGGCGGTGTTCGAACCCATCACCCACGACCTGGCCGGCAGCATCGGCCTGCCCACGGCGCGCTAG
- the fdhD gene encoding formate dehydrogenase accessory sulfurtransferase FdhD, producing MGPVGLPRHGDFGTRAAVAEEISIGADGPVPVDCRVVLEDVLTLDIEGIGTYALMWTPTEDNRQAVGFTIEDGILSDEGVPEALALAAGFAFTEGIVDRLSDIVSMSICPERPDVVRIILAHPEEISVRRRNVVMNSSCGICGGRDQLEETMACAPRVPDSLRMSVADFMSIRDAMQDHQGIFGRTGGAHGAAVFDRDRKVVAVAEDLGRHNALDKVIGYRFLSGLGFDGCGAYISSRVSYEMVAKSVRAGFEVLAAISAPSSMAIDLADRFGITLCGFVRGPGAKVYTHVHRLMDAKSTAG from the coding sequence ATGGGACCGGTGGGCCTGCCCCGGCACGGCGACTTCGGCACCCGGGCGGCAGTGGCGGAGGAAATCTCCATCGGTGCCGACGGCCCGGTACCGGTGGACTGCCGGGTGGTGCTGGAGGATGTGCTCACCCTGGACATCGAGGGCATCGGCACCTACGCCCTGATGTGGACCCCCACCGAGGACAACCGCCAGGCTGTCGGCTTCACCATCGAGGACGGCATCCTCTCCGACGAGGGGGTGCCCGAGGCCCTGGCCCTGGCGGCGGGATTCGCCTTCACCGAGGGCATCGTCGATCGTCTTTCCGACATCGTTTCCATGTCCATCTGCCCCGAGCGGCCTGACGTGGTGCGCATCATCCTGGCCCATCCGGAGGAAATCAGCGTGCGCCGCCGCAATGTGGTGATGAACAGCTCCTGCGGCATCTGCGGCGGCCGGGACCAACTGGAAGAGACCATGGCCTGCGCCCCCCGGGTGCCGGACAGCCTGCGCATGTCCGTGGCCGACTTCATGTCAATCCGGGACGCCATGCAGGACCACCAGGGCATCTTCGGCCGCACCGGCGGCGCCCATGGCGCAGCGGTGTTCGACCGTGACCGGAAGGTGGTGGCCGTGGCCGAGGATCTGGGTCGGCACAATGCCCTGGACAAGGTGATCGGCTATCGCTTTCTCAGCGGTCTGGGTTTTGACGGCTGTGGTGCCTACATATCCAGCCGCGTCAGTTACGAAATGGTGGCCAAGTCGGTGCGTGCCGGCTTTGAAGTCCTCGCCGCCATTTCGGCGCCTTCCTCCATGGCCATCGATCTAGCGGATCGCTTCGGCATCACCCTGTGCGGTTTCGTGCGGGGACCGGGGGCCAAGGTTTATACCCATGTCCATCGGTTGATGGACGCAAAATCGACAGCGGGTTAG
- a CDS encoding multidrug effflux MFS transporter encodes MKSELVKLPTPQDDTDFSHRALLWLVTGGMMLQPLATDLYQASMPHLVTYFQTTLGAVQQTLTLFVLGFGSAQLISGPLSDRFGRRPTVLWGIAIFVGASIACALAPTLHWLVLARFIQAVGCCTGAVVTRAMVRDVYSPAEGAKVLARASSLFALTPILGPILGSYLQVQFGWRAAFVAHAAYGLLLFLAARHWLRETNVRLDSKATGGSRLLKNYGEVMVSPRFWAYGLPGALSYGSIFVFISGASHVLIRVLLVPTEYFGYCFAIGVVGYLSGTLICRYLLSRFGLVRTLGLGTLASAGGGLLFFMLTAMGQTHWAIFVVCMGGIMLAHGINFPCALAGAVAPFPEKAGAAAGLFGFFIMMTALLVGVWVATSQDGTVLPLAATSLCMGLAVFLSARALVRYRPVQ; translated from the coding sequence ATGAAAAGCGAGCTTGTGAAGTTGCCCACACCCCAGGACGATACCGATTTTTCCCATCGCGCCCTGCTCTGGCTGGTGACCGGGGGCATGATGCTGCAACCCCTGGCAACGGACCTGTATCAAGCCTCCATGCCCCATTTGGTCACTTACTTCCAGACCACACTCGGGGCGGTTCAGCAAACCCTGACCCTCTTCGTGCTGGGCTTTGGCAGCGCCCAGCTCATCAGCGGCCCCCTGTCGGATCGTTTCGGGCGACGTCCCACGGTGCTTTGGGGCATCGCCATTTTTGTCGGTGCCAGTATCGCCTGCGCCCTCGCGCCGACCCTGCACTGGCTGGTGCTGGCCCGATTCATTCAGGCAGTGGGATGCTGCACCGGCGCCGTGGTCACCCGGGCCATGGTCCGCGACGTCTATTCCCCCGCCGAGGGCGCCAAGGTATTGGCCCGGGCCAGCAGCCTGTTCGCCCTGACGCCCATTCTCGGCCCCATCCTCGGCAGTTATCTTCAGGTGCAATTCGGCTGGCGCGCAGCCTTTGTCGCCCACGCTGCCTATGGCCTGCTGCTGTTCCTGGCCGCGCGGCACTGGTTGCGGGAAACCAATGTCCGGCTTGATTCCAAGGCCACCGGCGGGTCGCGCCTGCTGAAAAACTATGGCGAGGTCATGGTGAGCCCGCGGTTCTGGGCCTATGGACTGCCTGGCGCCCTTTCCTATGGCTCGATCTTTGTTTTCATCTCCGGCGCCTCCCATGTGCTGATCCGGGTACTCCTGGTGCCCACCGAATATTTTGGCTACTGCTTCGCGATCGGCGTGGTGGGCTATCTTTCGGGCACCTTGATCTGCCGCTATCTGCTGTCCCGTTTTGGTCTGGTGCGGACCCTGGGCCTGGGCACCCTTGCTTCCGCCGGTGGGGGCCTGCTGTTTTTCATGCTGACGGCGATGGGTCAGACCCACTGGGCGATATTCGTCGTCTGCATGGGGGGCATCATGCTGGCCCACGGCATCAACTTCCCCTGTGCCCTGGCTGGTGCCGTGGCGCCCTTCCCGGAAAAGGCCGGAGCCGCCGCCGGCCTGTTCGGCTTTTTCATCATGATGACAGCGCTGCTGGTGGGGGTCTGGGTGGCAACCAGTCAGGATGGCACGGTCCTGCCCCTGGCGGCGACCTCCCTATGCATGGGGCTGGCGGTATTCCTCAGCGCCCGAGCCCTGGTGCGATATCGCCCCGTCCAGTAG
- a CDS encoding DUF3079 domain-containing protein has product MAKKFPIHPKHPERICWGCDKYCPVGSLGCGNGSDRTQHPMELLGDDWYKHGDWGIELDDDLAEGAVEE; this is encoded by the coding sequence ATGGCCAAGAAATTCCCCATCCACCCCAAGCACCCCGAGCGCATTTGCTGGGGCTGCGACAAGTATTGTCCCGTGGGTTCCCTGGGTTGCGGCAATGGGTCCGATCGCACCCAGCATCCCATGGAATTGTTGGGTGACGACTGGTACAAGCACGGCGACTGGGGCATCGAACTGGATGATGACCTGGCCGAAGGCGCAGTTGAGGAATAA
- a CDS encoding DUF4276 family protein: MKELVFLLEEDSAKAMLESLLPRILNPEIKARLIPFEGKQDLEKQMTRRMRGYLNPEARFIVLRDQDNAPNCKAVKAKLAENCHHAGQGTKSLVRIACRELETFYLADLNAVEQGLLIDKLAKYQGTAKFRDPDGLGNPSKELATLTNGRYEKVSGSRAIGKYLDVANERSPSFKSLIRGIRRMESELLALPGHQLA; this comes from the coding sequence ATGAAGGAACTGGTGTTTCTGCTGGAAGAGGATTCGGCCAAAGCCATGCTCGAAAGCCTGCTGCCACGTATTCTGAATCCCGAGATCAAGGCACGCCTGATCCCCTTTGAGGGTAAGCAGGATCTGGAAAAGCAGATGACCAGGCGGATGCGGGGTTACCTCAATCCAGAGGCGCGGTTCATTGTCTTACGAGATCAAGACAATGCACCTAACTGCAAGGCAGTCAAAGCGAAACTGGCTGAAAATTGCCACCACGCGGGGCAGGGAACAAAATCGCTGGTGCGGATCGCCTGCCGGGAATTGGAAACTTTCTACCTTGCCGACTTGAATGCCGTCGAACAAGGATTGTTGATTGATAAATTGGCGAAATATCAGGGAACAGCAAAATTCCGCGATCCGGATGGGCTTGGCAACCCGAGCAAGGAGTTGGCAACGCTAACAAATGGCCGCTATGAAAAGGTCAGTGGTTCACGCGCCATCGGAAAGTACCTTGATGTTGCCAACGAGCGATCACCCAGTTTCAAGAGCCTAATCCGAGGCATTCGGCGCATGGAAAGTGAACTATTGGCCTTACCGGGTCATCAACTGGCATGA
- a CDS encoding AAA family ATPase — protein sequence MKIESIRLKNYKVFRDVHLKDIPPFLVVVGANGSGKSTLFDVFGFLHDCLKGTVRQALDKRGRFREVLSREADGDTILIEIQYRMLITGTERLVTYSLEIGEQNGSPIVQRELLRYKRGRYGSPFHFLDFSAGEGYAITNEEDFNKADEDLEREVQKVSPDSLAIKGLGQFERFKAANAFRQLIESWHVSDFHISAARGRKEAAGDSEHLSETGDNLPRVAQYLFEQHPQTFQRILDIMARRVPGVSSVEPRLMDDGYLTLRFQDGSFKTPFLDRYVSDGTIKMFAYLVLLHDPRPHPLLCVEEPENQLYPRLMGELAEEFRLYATRGGQVLVSTHSPDFLNAVALDEVCWLVKHQGGTEIRRARDDAQIAAYMAEGDQMGYLWKQGFFEGVDPE from the coding sequence ATGAAAATAGAATCCATACGCCTGAAAAACTACAAGGTGTTCCGCGATGTGCACCTGAAGGATATTCCACCTTTCCTGGTCGTAGTCGGCGCCAATGGTTCAGGAAAATCCACCTTGTTCGATGTCTTCGGTTTTCTGCACGACTGCCTGAAAGGCACGGTGCGCCAGGCACTGGACAAGCGCGGGCGCTTTCGCGAAGTATTGAGCCGCGAGGCTGACGGCGACACGATCCTGATCGAAATTCAGTACCGCATGCTGATTACCGGCACCGAGCGTCTGGTGACCTATTCGCTGGAAATCGGCGAGCAGAATGGATCGCCGATTGTTCAACGCGAGCTGCTGCGCTACAAGCGCGGGCGCTATGGCAGCCCCTTCCACTTTCTCGATTTTTCCGCAGGCGAAGGCTACGCCATTACCAATGAGGAAGACTTCAACAAGGCCGACGAGGACCTAGAGCGAGAGGTGCAGAAAGTTAGCCCGGACTCGCTGGCCATCAAGGGGTTAGGGCAGTTCGAACGCTTCAAGGCCGCTAATGCTTTCCGCCAGTTGATCGAGTCCTGGCATGTCTCCGATTTCCACATCAGCGCGGCACGGGGACGCAAAGAGGCGGCGGGGGACTCCGAACACTTGTCAGAAACTGGCGATAACTTGCCCCGCGTGGCGCAGTACCTGTTCGAACAGCATCCGCAAACTTTCCAGCGCATCTTGGACATCATGGCGCGGCGTGTACCGGGCGTATCGTCGGTGGAGCCGCGCCTGATGGATGACGGCTACTTGACGCTGCGCTTCCAGGACGGTTCGTTCAAGACACCGTTTCTCGACCGCTATGTGTCGGATGGCACGATCAAGATGTTTGCCTACCTGGTCTTGCTGCACGACCCCCGTCCGCATCCCTTGCTTTGCGTGGAGGAACCGGAAAACCAGCTCTATCCGCGCCTGATGGGCGAACTGGCCGAAGAGTTCCGTCTCTACGCGACTCGGGGCGGCCAGGTACTTGTTTCCACGCATTCGCCGGATTTTCTGAATGCGGTCGCGCTTGATGAAGTCTGCTGGCTGGTGAAGCACCAGGGCGGTACCGAGATTCGTCGCGCCCGTGACGATGCACAGATTGCCGCCTATATGGCCGAAGGCGACCAGATGGGCTACCTGTGGAAACAAGGTTTCTTCGAAGGCGTCGATCCGGAATGA
- a CDS encoding DUF1016 N-terminal domain-containing protein gives MNRVHRQGNFSELKAHDAQLERLGLLAERYFADDPNTCLLKLRQLAECIAQSQSVDSRGGERLAQEFGRGGEAKNLRRMVQFAQACANGVIVATLSRQLSWSHVVALLPLKSAEARLHYTEQAAQEHWSVRELRDDDATHTAKRGRKTTKV, from the coding sequence ATGAACCGTGTGCACCGACAAGGCAATTTCTCGGAACTCAAGGCCCATGACGCGCAGCTTGAGCGACTCGGCTTGCTCGCCGAGCGTTACTTTGCCGATGACCCGAATACCTGCCTCCTGAAACTTCGCCAGCTCGCCGAATGCATAGCCCAGTCCCAGTCGGTCGATTCCCGGGGCGGCGAGCGCCTGGCCCAGGAGTTCGGCCGTGGCGGCGAGGCCAAGAACCTGCGCCGCATGGTGCAGTTTGCCCAGGCATGTGCGAACGGGGTAATTGTCGCGACGCTGTCACGACAATTGAGCTGGAGCCATGTGGTCGCCCTATTGCCGCTCAAGTCGGCAGAGGCCCGGTTGCACTATACCGAACAGGCCGCGCAGGAGCACTGGAGCGTACGCGAACTGCGCGACGATGACGCCACACACACGGCAAAGCGCGGACGGAAAACGACTAAAGTATGA